Proteins found in one Mangifera indica cultivar Alphonso chromosome 15, CATAS_Mindica_2.1, whole genome shotgun sequence genomic segment:
- the LOC123197173 gene encoding transcription factor MYBS3-like, which yields MENETANQKRCFKLFGVLISEQNQHQEESEVEVHRRKDRAPRAAQVKVKRWTEEEHQNFLSGLKYCGKGDWKGISKYFVPTRTPTQVASHAQKYFIAQASTYRRNYRSSIFDLPLNQSVQSPETMNGVREVPRHHCHNVMGQ from the exons ATGGAGAACGAAACTGCAAATCAAAAGCGATGCTTTAAGCTGTTTGGTGTTCTAATTTCAGAGCAAAATCAACATCAAGAGGAATCTGAGGTTGAAGTTCATCGGAGGAAAGACAGAGCGCCACGTGCAGCGCAAGTTAAAG TGAAGAGATGGACGGAGGAGGAACATCAGAATTTTCTAAGTGGGTTGAAATATTGTGGAAAAGGAGATTGGAAAGGAATTTCAAAGTACTTTGTGCCCACCAGGACTCCAACACAGGTGGCCAGCCATGCCCAGAAGTATTTTATTGCACAAGCTTCAACTTACAGGAGGAATTATAGATCAAGCATATTTGATTTGCCACTCAATCAATCT GTACAATCCCCGGAAACGATGAACGGAGTCCGGGAAGTACCGAGACACCATTGCCATAATGTGATGGGGCAATGA
- the LOC123197240 gene encoding ras-related protein RABD2a-like yields MNPEYDYLFKLLLIGDSGVGKSCLLLRFADDSYLDSYISTIGVDFKIRTVEQDGKTVKLQIWDTAGQERFRTITSSYYRGAHGIIIVYDVTDQESFNNVKQWLNEIDRYASENVNKLLVGNKSDLTDKKVVSYETAKAFADEIGIPFMETSAKDSTNVEQAFMAMTADIKSRMASQPAMNNARPPTVQIKGQPVNQKSGCCST; encoded by the exons TGACTATTTGTTCAAGCTTTTGCTGATTGGAGATTCCGGTGTTGGCAAATCGTGTCTTCTCCTGAGATTTGCT GATGATTCATACCTGGACAGTTACATTAGCACAATTGGAGTTGACTTT AAAATTCGCACTGTAGAGCAAGATGGCAAGACTGTTAAACTTCAAATT TGGGACACTGCAGGACAAGAAAGATTCAGGACAATAACTAGCAGCTACTACCGTGGGGCTCATGGCATAATA ATAGTTTATGATGTTACAGACCAAGAGAGTTTCAACAATGTTAAGCAGTGGTTGAATGAAATTGATCGATATGCAAGTGAGAATGTGAACAAGCTTCTAGTTGGAAACAAGTCTGACCTCACTGATAAGAAGGTTGTGTCTTATGAAACAGCCAAG GCATTTGCTGATGAAATTGGCATCCCCTTCATGGAGACCagtgcaaaggattctactaaTGTGGAGCAGGCATTTATGGCCATGACTGCTGACATTAAAAGcag GATGGCAAGTCAACCTGCAATGAACAACGCAAGGCCACCAACAGTGCAGATTAAAGGACAACCTGTTAACCAGAAATCTGGCTGCTGCTCAACTTAG